The following are encoded together in the Magnetospirillum gryphiswaldense MSR-1 v2 genome:
- a CDS encoding CoA transferase, translating into MLAECLAGTRVLDLTQYIPGPFATQWLADLGAEVVKVEPPAGDPMRTMGPVDADGTTSFYKLANRNKVVVRLDLKTEPGKAGLTKLLAAADVLVEAYRPGVLDRLGFSADELARINPRLIHCSLSGYGQTGPHAPVAGHDLTYVALTGGLFASGIAGRPVMTFPPLADHAGAMLAVQGVLAALLRRGRTGKGARLDISLSEAALSWMGGVLTAAHRGGEARREHDIINGGAAFYRIYRTGDGRFVALGAIEEKFWRGFCVAVGREEWIHRQFEPMPQNELIAELEALFLTRTRDDWAALLCPADCCFEPVLEPAEAAHHPQWKERDLIHVGKDKDDVAEVLLPVFLDGARAHDRRPFKEDDVQAVLATWR; encoded by the coding sequence ATGCTTGCCGAATGTCTTGCCGGAACCCGGGTTCTTGACCTGACCCAATACATCCCCGGTCCCTTCGCCACTCAATGGCTGGCCGATCTGGGGGCCGAGGTGGTCAAGGTCGAACCTCCCGCCGGTGACCCCATGCGGACAATGGGGCCGGTGGATGCCGACGGCACCACTTCCTTTTACAAGCTGGCCAACCGCAACAAGGTGGTGGTTCGGCTGGATCTGAAGACCGAACCGGGCAAGGCTGGCCTGACCAAGCTGCTGGCCGCCGCCGACGTGCTGGTGGAAGCCTATCGCCCCGGCGTGCTCGACCGCCTGGGTTTTTCCGCCGATGAACTGGCCCGCATCAATCCACGGCTGATCCATTGTTCGCTGTCCGGCTATGGCCAGACCGGCCCCCATGCTCCGGTGGCCGGCCATGACCTCACTTATGTGGCGCTGACCGGCGGGCTGTTCGCCTCGGGCATCGCCGGGCGTCCGGTGATGACCTTCCCGCCCCTGGCCGACCATGCCGGGGCCATGCTGGCGGTGCAGGGGGTTTTGGCGGCGCTGCTGCGCCGGGGCCGTACCGGCAAGGGCGCGCGGTTGGATATCAGCCTGTCCGAGGCGGCGCTGTCGTGGATGGGCGGTGTGCTGACCGCGGCCCATCGCGGCGGCGAGGCCCGGCGCGAACACGACATCATCAACGGCGGCGCTGCCTTCTATCGCATCTATCGTACCGGTGACGGGCGCTTCGTCGCCTTGGGCGCCATCGAGGAAAAATTCTGGCGCGGCTTCTGCGTGGCGGTGGGGCGCGAGGAATGGATTCACCGCCAATTCGAGCCCATGCCGCAAAACGAGCTGATCGCCGAATTGGAGGCGCTGTTCCTGACCCGCACCCGCGATGACTGGGCGGCGCTTTTGTGTCCCGCCGATTGCTGTTTCGAGCCGGTACTGGAACCGGCGGAGGCCGCCCATCATCCGCAATGGAAAGAGCGCGATCTGATCCATGTGGGCAAGGACAAGGACGATGTGGCGGAAGTGCTGCTGCCGGTGTTCCTGGACGGCGCCCGCGCCCATGATCGCCGCCCGTTCAAGGAAGACGACGTCCAGGCGGTGCTGGCCACATGGCGTTGA
- the cobD gene encoding threonine-phosphate decarboxylase CobD — protein MALTLPIHGGDLMAAEARWGKPVAGWLDLSTGINPWPYPVGSLSADVWHRLPGALEDGALRAAAAAAYGCRPDQVLATPGSSAVIQALARSQSPRRVAVVSPTYGEHAAAWALAGHAVSEVSVPADADGADVLVLVNPNNPDGRTHAPADILALTARFALVVVDEAFGEVMPHLSVAGHLRPGLVVLHSFGKFYGLAGLRLGFCLGMPDLLVGLAAQLGPWPVSGPALAIGATALADRVWAEASRAHLAHAAARLDTVLAAAGLRAVGGTSLFRLVEHPDAAGLYDRLGRAGILVRAFAHRPTWLRFGLPGGEAALRRLEQALS, from the coding sequence ATGGCGTTGACCCTGCCCATCCATGGCGGTGACCTGATGGCTGCCGAAGCCCGCTGGGGCAAGCCCGTCGCCGGCTGGCTGGACTTGTCCACCGGCATCAATCCCTGGCCCTATCCGGTCGGGTCCCTGTCCGCCGATGTCTGGCACCGGTTGCCGGGGGCGCTCGAGGACGGCGCCTTGCGGGCCGCCGCCGCCGCCGCCTATGGCTGCCGTCCCGATCAGGTGCTGGCCACACCCGGTTCCAGCGCCGTCATCCAGGCCCTGGCCCGCAGTCAATCGCCCCGCCGGGTGGCAGTGGTGTCGCCCACCTATGGCGAACACGCCGCCGCCTGGGCCTTGGCCGGCCACGCGGTGAGCGAAGTTTCGGTGCCCGCCGACGCGGACGGCGCCGACGTGCTGGTGCTGGTCAATCCCAATAATCCCGACGGTCGCACCCATGCTCCCGCCGACATCCTGGCCCTGACGGCGCGTTTCGCCCTGGTGGTGGTGGACGAGGCCTTCGGCGAAGTGATGCCGCATCTGTCGGTGGCCGGACATTTGCGGCCCGGTCTGGTGGTGCTGCATTCCTTCGGCAAGTTCTATGGTCTGGCCGGGCTGCGCCTGGGTTTTTGCCTGGGAATGCCCGATCTGTTGGTTGGTCTGGCGGCGCAATTGGGGCCGTGGCCGGTCTCGGGGCCGGCTTTGGCCATCGGCGCCACCGCCTTGGCCGACAGGGTCTGGGCCGAGGCCAGCCGCGCCCATCTGGCCCATGCCGCCGCCCGTCTGGATACGGTGTTGGCCGCTGCCGGTCTGCGGGCGGTGGGTGGTACCAGCCTGTTCCGGCTGGTCGAACATCCCGATGCCGCCGGTCTTTATGATCGTCTGGGCCGCGCCGGCATCCTGGTCCGCGCCTTCGCCCATCGCCCCACCTGGCTGCGCTTCGGCCTGCCCGGCGGCGAAGCGGCCTTGCGCCGGCTGGAACAGGCCCTGTCATGA
- a CDS encoding HAD family hydrolase, translated as MKLVAFDGDDTLWHNEPLFWATQDRFKALLEPYCPPEHLAERLLATEVANLGLFGYGIKGFVLSMIETAIQVSDGQVPNTVIHELIERGKHMLAHPVHLLDQVAETVATVKAGGHRVILITKGDLMDQEAKLARSGLADLFAAVEVVSEKDEALYRRLFAKHGSGCEACVMVGNSVRSDILPVLAAGGWAVHIPYAGPVWAHERAEPPLHHPRYARLDGMGGLPGWLSEQ; from the coding sequence ATGAAGCTGGTGGCCTTCGACGGCGACGACACCTTGTGGCACAACGAGCCGTTATTCTGGGCCACCCAGGACCGTTTCAAGGCCTTGCTGGAACCCTATTGCCCGCCCGAGCATCTGGCGGAACGGCTATTGGCCACCGAGGTGGCCAATCTGGGATTGTTCGGCTACGGCATCAAGGGCTTCGTCCTGTCCATGATCGAAACCGCCATCCAGGTGTCGGACGGCCAAGTGCCGAATACGGTGATCCATGAACTGATCGAGCGCGGCAAGCACATGCTGGCCCATCCGGTCCATCTGCTCGATCAGGTGGCCGAGACGGTGGCGACGGTCAAGGCCGGCGGTCACCGGGTGATCCTCATCACCAAGGGCGATCTGATGGATCAGGAAGCCAAGCTGGCCCGCTCCGGTCTGGCCGATCTGTTCGCGGCGGTGGAGGTGGTCAGCGAAAAGGACGAGGCCTTGTACCGGCGGCTGTTCGCCAAGCACGGCAGCGGCTGCGAGGCTTGCGTCATGGTCGGCAATTCGGTGCGTTCGGATATTCTACCGGTGCTGGCGGCAGGGGGCTGGGCGGTTCATATTCCCTATGCCGGCCCGGTGTGGGCGCATGAACGGGCCGAGCCGCCGCTGCATCATCCCCGCTATGCGCGGCTGGATGGCATGGGCGGGCTGCCCGGCTGGCTGTCAGAACAATAG
- a CDS encoding PhoX family protein, with product MSNDDIGVNPSTEPSFSALVDMALSRRTVLGGIAAAALVRQVDFSTPARAAGMAGPSLTFAEAPHSIGESHQVAPGYDASVLIRWGDKVLADAPSFDPLGQSAAAQARQFGYNNDFLGYCPLPAGSGASDHGLLVVNHEYTDSWLMFPGLTEKDGATKVTREQAQIELAAHGLSVIEIRKLNGHWRVVEDSAYARRITLDTAMAVSGPAAGHDRLKTKDDPSGRLVLGTLNNCAGGLTPWGTILTAEENFHQYFAGVPQGPEAAAHKRLGLVGKPEYSWGQYFDRFDVTREPNEPNRFGWLVEVDPYDPKAQPVKRTALGRFKHEAANVVVNANGRVSVYSGDDERFEYLYRFVSRDRVDLLNRANNRRLLDDGILYVAKFHADGRLTWLPLIFGNGPLNPGNGFHSQADVVIEARRAADLMGATPMDRPEDVETNPVTGKVYMMCTNNTNRKAEQTDAANPRANNVHGHVIEMVPAMVDGQPDHTALDYTWSVFLLAGPKGQGRYHPETSESGWMSAPDNLAFDPAGRLWISTDQGSAQATNNIPDGMYAMETEGPFRALSKFFYACPRGAEMCGPMFTPDGKTLFVAVQHPGENKGSTFDAPSTRFPDFQPGMPPRPSVVAITKKDGGVIGS from the coding sequence ATGAGCAACGACGATATCGGTGTCAATCCCTCGACCGAACCCAGCTTTTCGGCGCTGGTCGACATGGCCCTGTCGCGGCGTACCGTCTTGGGCGGCATCGCCGCCGCCGCCTTGGTGCGGCAGGTGGATTTCTCCACCCCCGCCCGCGCCGCCGGCATGGCCGGTCCCAGCCTGACCTTCGCCGAGGCGCCGCACAGCATCGGCGAAAGCCATCAGGTGGCGCCGGGCTATGATGCCAGCGTGCTGATCCGCTGGGGCGACAAGGTGCTGGCCGATGCGCCCAGTTTCGATCCGTTGGGCCAGAGCGCCGCCGCCCAGGCTCGCCAATTCGGCTACAACAACGACTTCTTGGGTTATTGCCCGCTGCCGGCGGGGTCGGGGGCGTCGGATCACGGCCTGCTGGTGGTCAACCACGAATACACCGATTCCTGGCTGATGTTCCCCGGTCTGACGGAAAAGGACGGCGCCACCAAGGTGACGCGGGAACAGGCGCAGATCGAACTGGCCGCCCATGGCCTGTCGGTGATCGAGATCCGCAAGTTGAACGGCCATTGGCGGGTGGTCGAGGATTCGGCCTATGCCCGCCGCATCACCTTGGATACCGCCATGGCGGTATCCGGTCCCGCCGCCGGCCATGACCGGTTGAAGACCAAGGATGACCCGTCTGGGCGCTTGGTGCTGGGGACGTTGAACAATTGCGCCGGCGGCCTGACCCCTTGGGGCACCATCCTGACGGCGGAAGAGAATTTCCATCAGTATTTCGCAGGCGTGCCGCAAGGGCCGGAGGCGGCGGCACACAAGCGCTTGGGGCTTGTCGGCAAGCCGGAATATTCCTGGGGACAGTATTTCGACCGCTTCGACGTGACGCGCGAGCCGAACGAACCCAACCGTTTCGGCTGGCTGGTGGAAGTGGACCCCTATGACCCCAAGGCGCAGCCGGTCAAGCGCACCGCGCTCGGTCGTTTCAAGCACGAGGCTGCCAATGTGGTGGTCAATGCCAATGGCCGGGTCAGCGTCTATTCCGGCGACGACGAACGGTTCGAATACCTCTACCGTTTCGTGTCGCGCGATCGGGTCGATCTGCTCAATCGCGCCAACAACCGCCGCCTGCTCGATGACGGCATCCTCTATGTGGCCAAGTTCCACGCCGACGGGCGGCTGACCTGGCTGCCCTTGATTTTCGGCAATGGCCCGCTCAACCCTGGCAACGGCTTCCACTCCCAGGCCGACGTGGTGATCGAGGCGCGCCGTGCCGCCGATCTGATGGGCGCCACCCCCATGGACCGGCCCGAGGACGTCGAGACCAACCCGGTCACCGGCAAGGTCTATATGATGTGTACCAACAACACCAACCGTAAGGCCGAACAGACCGATGCCGCCAATCCGCGCGCCAACAACGTTCACGGTCACGTGATCGAGATGGTGCCGGCCATGGTCGACGGTCAGCCCGACCATACCGCCTTGGACTACACGTGGTCGGTGTTCCTGTTGGCCGGTCCCAAGGGTCAGGGGCGCTATCACCCGGAAACCTCGGAATCCGGCTGGATGTCGGCACCCGACAATTTGGCTTTCGATCCGGCGGGACGGTTGTGGATTTCCACCGACCAGGGCTCGGCCCAGGCGACCAACAACATTCCCGATGGCATGTATGCCATGGAAACCGAAGGGCCGTTCCGCGCCCTGTCCAAGTTCTTCTACGCCTGTCCGCGTGGGGCGGAAATGTGCGGCCCCATGTTCACGCCCGACGGCAAGACGCTGTTCGTCGCCGTTCAGCATCCGGGCGAGAACAAAGGCTCGACCTTCGACGCGCCGTCCACCCGCTTTCCCGATTTTCAGCCGGGCATGCCGCCGCG